The Rhodocytophaga rosea genome has a segment encoding these proteins:
- a CDS encoding glycosyltransferase family protein produces the protein MENKSLLQRFLPHLLVLLLFLIITFLYFTPLLQGKTLFLQDMVQSQAAAKEVVDYHNKTGQWSLWTNSIYGGMPSYLIATDYPNSWSTKVGRFFTQLLPEPANMLFISLLGFYILLVTLRCNPWLAAVGAIAFSFCSYNFISIEAGHTSKVIAISYLSPIIAGVILAYRGKYWLGGALTALFLALQLYGNHVQITFYVFVALALFGVFELVYAIRQQELKRFAIATSVLAVAVLLSVGSHASRLMTTYEYSKETIRGKSELTKKQNTPAASGLDKEYAFQWSYGIGETFTLLIPNFYGGASGSELSTSSDSYKALLANGIQQGQARQFIAGAPTYWGEQPGTGGPAYAGAIVCFLFVLGLFIVKDRLKWWLLTVTVLFIMLAWGKNFAAFNYFVFDYIPGFNKFRAVTMILSVAQAFIALLALLAVKEIVQEKLTWASLKKPMMYSVGITAGFALLFALLGGVFFDFTASLDTQLPDWLQNAIRDDRQSMLQKDAFRSVFFILAAAALLWAFVQNKLKSGVLYGALLLLMWIDLFSVGKRYLNNDDFVSKRKAQQEIQPTEANNAILQDKALNFRVLDLTKGLNILKDATPAFFHKTVSGYHAARMMRFQELADSVLFPELQSFANEMNTAQNLTPAMLSKLNVLNMLNTRYMILAPAANGAVQNPYALGNAWFVKEYNLVADANAEIEAISAFNPAQTAVVDKRYQSLLNNLQIQGDSSASITLSAYAPDHLTYQTSASSPQLAVFSEMYYQGNNDWQAFVDGQAQPHFRANYVLRAMVVPAGKHTIEFRFIGETYKQGETIALICSILLFGSVGVAFYMENKKNRPQIMAKSPQTKVHK, from the coding sequence ATGGAAAATAAAAGCCTTTTGCAAAGATTTCTTCCCCACCTGCTTGTTCTCCTCCTGTTTCTGATTATTACCTTCCTCTACTTTACACCTTTGTTACAAGGAAAAACGCTGTTTTTGCAGGATATGGTGCAGTCACAGGCTGCCGCCAAAGAAGTAGTGGATTATCACAACAAAACCGGGCAGTGGTCACTCTGGACAAATAGTATTTATGGCGGTATGCCTTCTTACCTGATCGCCACAGATTATCCCAATAGCTGGAGTACAAAAGTAGGCCGTTTTTTTACACAACTGCTTCCCGAACCGGCTAATATGCTCTTTATTTCGCTGCTTGGATTTTATATTCTGCTGGTAACACTACGATGTAATCCATGGCTGGCGGCTGTTGGGGCCATCGCTTTTTCGTTCTGTTCTTATAATTTTATCAGTATTGAAGCTGGTCATACGTCTAAGGTAATTGCCATATCTTATTTATCGCCCATTATTGCCGGTGTTATTCTGGCCTACCGTGGCAAATACTGGCTGGGTGGCGCCTTAACTGCTTTGTTTCTGGCCCTACAATTATATGGCAATCACGTACAAATTACCTTTTATGTATTTGTTGCCTTAGCCCTATTCGGAGTATTTGAACTGGTGTATGCCATCCGGCAACAAGAACTCAAACGCTTTGCGATTGCCACTTCTGTACTGGCTGTAGCGGTGCTATTAAGCGTAGGCTCTCATGCATCAAGATTAATGACTACCTACGAATATTCCAAGGAAACCATCCGGGGAAAGTCAGAATTAACAAAAAAACAAAATACGCCTGCTGCCAGCGGCCTGGATAAAGAATATGCCTTTCAGTGGAGTTATGGCATAGGCGAAACCTTTACCCTGCTGATCCCTAATTTCTACGGGGGTGCCTCTGGGAGTGAACTTAGTACTTCTTCGGATTCTTATAAGGCTTTACTGGCAAACGGCATACAACAAGGACAAGCCAGGCAGTTTATTGCCGGTGCTCCAACCTACTGGGGCGAACAACCAGGCACCGGAGGCCCTGCCTATGCCGGAGCAATCGTATGCTTTTTATTTGTTCTAGGACTATTTATTGTGAAGGACCGCCTTAAATGGTGGCTGCTCACAGTTACTGTGCTGTTTATTATGCTGGCCTGGGGCAAAAACTTTGCAGCCTTCAACTACTTTGTATTCGACTACATACCTGGCTTCAATAAATTCCGGGCAGTTACCATGATATTATCGGTCGCACAAGCTTTTATTGCCTTACTGGCTTTGCTTGCCGTAAAAGAAATTGTACAGGAAAAACTCACCTGGGCAAGCCTTAAAAAGCCAATGATGTACAGTGTTGGCATCACTGCCGGATTTGCCTTGCTATTTGCTTTGCTGGGAGGTGTTTTCTTTGATTTTACTGCTTCCTTGGATACTCAGCTTCCAGACTGGCTGCAGAATGCAATCCGCGATGACCGGCAAAGTATGTTGCAGAAAGATGCGTTCCGTTCGGTATTTTTTATTCTGGCAGCGGCTGCACTTTTATGGGCATTTGTACAAAACAAACTAAAATCCGGCGTGCTATATGGTGCTTTGCTCCTGCTGATGTGGATAGATCTGTTCAGTGTGGGAAAACGCTATTTGAATAATGATGATTTTGTAAGTAAAAGAAAAGCCCAGCAGGAAATACAACCTACGGAAGCCAATAATGCGATCCTACAGGACAAAGCTTTGAATTTCCGGGTTCTCGACCTTACCAAAGGCCTGAATATACTTAAAGATGCCACACCAGCTTTCTTTCACAAAACGGTTAGTGGCTACCATGCCGCCCGGATGATGCGCTTCCAGGAACTGGCTGACAGCGTATTGTTTCCGGAACTGCAAAGTTTTGCCAATGAAATGAATACGGCACAGAATCTTACTCCGGCCATGTTGTCGAAGTTGAATGTACTCAATATGCTTAATACCAGATACATGATTCTGGCGCCTGCTGCAAATGGAGCTGTTCAAAATCCCTATGCCCTGGGAAATGCCTGGTTTGTAAAAGAATATAATCTTGTAGCTGATGCAAATGCCGAAATTGAGGCTATTTCTGCTTTTAATCCAGCTCAAACTGCTGTGGTGGATAAACGCTATCAATCTTTATTAAATAACCTCCAGATTCAGGGAGACTCTTCAGCAAGCATTACCCTTAGTGCCTATGCCCCGGATCATCTGACGTATCAGACTTCGGCTTCGAGTCCGCAACTAGCTGTATTTTCGGAAATGTATTACCAGGGAAATAACGACTGGCAGGCTTTCGTAGATGGACAGGCGCAGCCTCATTTCCGGGCTAATTATGTGCTCAGGGCTATGGTAGTTCCGGCAGGAAAACATACCATCGAATTCAGGTTTATTGGAGAAACCTATAAGCAGGGAGAAACCATTGCCTTGATCTGCTCGATCCTGTTGTTTGGTAGTGTAGGCGTGGCATTTTACATGGAAAATAAAAAGAACAGACCACAAATTATGGCCAAAAGTCCACAAACAAAGGTTCACAAATAG
- a CDS encoding MgtC/SapB family protein — protein MPWIESLFTQTYIDPIQIFLRLLLSLILGGCIGWERESRRQPAGLRTHILICLGATLLMITSIYIPQTFKNFQNGDPGRIAAQVVSGIGFLGAGAIFRLGVNVKGLTTAATIWVVAAVGLSVGAGVYAGALLGTMFILFVLTTLNKVEKKYFPASHYKVLQLNFGSNKIETESLFIILEKYEIKVVSTNMQHSKDKKKTRIKLIVSLPQKTELKRLYKELNGIDNITQIRLG, from the coding sequence ATGCCCTGGATTGAATCACTGTTTACCCAAACCTATATTGACCCCATTCAGATTTTTCTCAGGCTTCTGTTAAGCCTGATTCTGGGAGGTTGTATTGGATGGGAACGGGAAAGCAGAAGGCAACCGGCCGGTTTACGTACCCATATTCTGATCTGCCTGGGAGCAACCTTGCTGATGATTACTTCTATTTATATTCCCCAGACCTTTAAAAATTTTCAGAACGGCGATCCGGGACGGATTGCCGCCCAGGTGGTATCCGGAATAGGTTTTCTGGGTGCTGGTGCTATTTTCAGACTGGGTGTAAATGTGAAAGGACTTACAACGGCTGCTACTATCTGGGTAGTAGCGGCTGTAGGCCTGAGTGTAGGAGCAGGGGTATATGCTGGCGCTTTGCTAGGCACTATGTTTATATTGTTTGTGTTGACCACCTTAAATAAAGTAGAGAAAAAATACTTTCCGGCTTCCCACTATAAAGTGCTGCAGTTAAATTTTGGAAGCAATAAAATAGAAACTGAAAGCCTGTTTATCATTTTGGAAAAATATGAGATTAAAGTCGTTTCCACCAATATGCAGCACTCAAAAGACAAGAAAAAAACCAGAATAAAGCTAATTGTTTCTCTGCCTCAGAAAACAGAATTAAAACGTTTATACAAGGAATTGAATGGCATTGACAATATTACTCAAATTCGGCTGGGGTAG
- a CDS encoding contractile injection system tape measure protein codes for MHHIRRQTFEIKFSSQEKGFDLQTRFTELMHDALLPVIEEVFTQVSLPNVILRLDTLDINLGEISLDSLEQDLPDILRNKLTDALLAAIGEIRYFPKETSQLVAKEKADIELLIYFLQNGTLPWWSSHPRQEDFSLSDLLEQCLASQPGSLITNFQQELKTPEVRLRLTKQFPDELLFKILSIAIPARLQFVKSFLTGLSQFQQAKKVLEITPALFREMSWDFIWTFVFLHRHTSFEESAFAEGIFNHISGKLDLPMPRLLLAIASSPGFEKNISTNQSSVQMLAGRILTEHRLRRPEEFTQYFQQNNNLRFAGMQNESERFVTLVQVAEPALASTIENLAKLLAQIFEQAATGTSVNEQTINRVIRESVIHYLFAEKHPAFSIPSYLKSSLPLLVNKLNIPPEQVLASLANAGSEAKSIQQIFRQLLEEYPQILIRNSSEPPSGKLSQNKNDYARLILDGQIRPPVRYSDLDILRFFLQYGVIPWTERIRHTPDLIKQLVTEMIQTQPEQLDQWIQSSGLLNQPVVVQRIQAQFSPELVARFLQKNSQTALTQPSLLSIEELTAQPDVIVHYLWAYLDTGKLPAEVPVSVHALIHTFIIAYPEISREFISTLPEAQQQVLLDISLELVTFLASEPGATNAGTSNEENASETDNKAEPRQSLSEEEQQLNKTNAQDKDNTTFIEQPVLSSDELMSTQEIQSKKLLEVSISDASEQPLELPADLPDTISSKPMQIEIDKPEASPGQITAKETDTGKEIKNNESSTPDLAKKEKLSTNIQEDSYQSELKNKNQETDSRKPEISPVDDLQHISPEEQTNSRAKIYSSIEPEDNQTIVQTPTKAPEMAPDGMQIPLPDQQMEQDKKSIPGKSIPKKPQDSSKRYIWRQPEEPLYIRNAGLVLIHPFLTRFFTLLKLTVNKKFIDEQAAQRGVHLLHYISHKSEGAPEYELALNKVLCGLPVSMPLEKEVELTEEEKETCESLIQGVIQNWTILKNTSPDNFRVSFLHREGRLVYTSEDWQLKVENRGYDILIDKLPWTYSIIKLPWMEKVLRVEWR; via the coding sequence ATGCACCACATCCGCAGGCAGACATTCGAAATTAAATTTTCCTCACAGGAAAAAGGCTTTGACCTGCAAACCAGGTTCACAGAACTCATGCACGATGCCCTGCTTCCGGTGATAGAAGAAGTATTTACACAGGTTTCTTTACCCAATGTCATTCTACGGCTGGATACACTTGATATTAATTTAGGAGAGATTTCGCTCGATTCTTTAGAACAGGATTTACCAGATATACTTCGTAACAAACTGACCGATGCCCTGCTGGCAGCTATTGGTGAAATCCGGTATTTTCCTAAAGAAACTAGCCAGCTGGTGGCCAAAGAAAAAGCGGATATAGAACTGCTGATTTATTTTTTGCAGAATGGAACCCTTCCCTGGTGGTCATCCCATCCCAGGCAGGAAGATTTTTCACTATCCGATTTGCTCGAACAATGTCTGGCCTCACAACCCGGTTCGCTAATTACAAATTTTCAGCAGGAACTGAAAACGCCGGAAGTAAGGCTGCGGCTAACAAAGCAGTTTCCGGATGAACTACTTTTTAAGATTCTATCTATTGCCATACCGGCGCGCCTCCAGTTTGTTAAATCATTTCTGACAGGATTATCGCAGTTCCAGCAAGCAAAAAAAGTCCTGGAGATAACCCCTGCCCTTTTCCGGGAAATGAGCTGGGATTTTATCTGGACTTTTGTATTTCTGCACAGACATACTTCCTTTGAAGAGTCAGCATTTGCAGAAGGAATATTTAATCATATTTCCGGGAAGTTAGATTTGCCTATGCCGCGATTATTACTTGCAATTGCCAGCTCTCCAGGATTTGAAAAGAATATATCAACTAATCAAAGTTCTGTTCAAATGCTTGCCGGAAGAATACTAACAGAACATCGTTTACGCAGGCCGGAAGAATTCACTCAATACTTTCAACAAAACAATAACCTCAGGTTTGCAGGAATGCAGAATGAATCTGAACGATTTGTAACTTTAGTTCAGGTCGCAGAACCAGCACTAGCAAGCACCATAGAAAACCTGGCAAAGTTACTGGCGCAGATTTTTGAGCAGGCAGCCACCGGTACTTCGGTCAATGAACAAACTATAAACCGGGTGATCAGGGAATCGGTTATTCATTATTTGTTTGCAGAAAAACATCCTGCCTTTAGCATACCCTCCTATCTAAAAAGCAGTCTGCCTTTGCTTGTAAACAAGCTTAATATTCCACCTGAACAAGTACTGGCGTCTTTAGCAAATGCAGGTAGTGAAGCGAAATCTATACAGCAGATTTTCAGGCAATTACTAGAAGAATATCCGCAAATACTGATAAGAAACAGTTCAGAACCACCATCAGGCAAACTATCTCAAAATAAAAATGATTATGCCAGATTAATTCTGGATGGTCAGATTAGACCTCCGGTTCGCTATTCAGACCTGGATATTCTCCGGTTTTTTCTTCAGTATGGGGTTATTCCCTGGACAGAACGTATCCGCCATACACCTGACCTGATAAAACAGCTGGTTACAGAAATGATACAAACCCAGCCAGAACAACTGGATCAATGGATACAATCTTCCGGACTTCTTAACCAGCCAGTAGTTGTTCAACGGATTCAAGCGCAATTTTCTCCGGAGCTAGTAGCCCGGTTTCTTCAGAAAAATTCTCAAACAGCACTTACACAGCCTTCTTTACTTTCCATAGAAGAACTTACGGCCCAGCCAGATGTAATAGTTCACTACTTGTGGGCTTACCTGGATACCGGAAAGTTGCCAGCAGAAGTGCCTGTTTCTGTTCATGCATTGATCCATACATTTATTATTGCTTATCCTGAAATCAGCCGTGAGTTTATAAGTACTTTGCCGGAAGCACAACAGCAGGTATTATTGGATATTAGCCTTGAACTGGTCACTTTTCTGGCAAGTGAACCTGGGGCAACTAATGCAGGTACTTCAAATGAGGAAAATGCATCAGAAACTGATAATAAGGCAGAACCCAGGCAATCCCTTTCTGAAGAAGAGCAGCAATTAAACAAGACAAATGCACAGGATAAAGATAACACAACTTTCATTGAACAGCCGGTTTTATCCTCAGATGAGTTAATGTCAACACAAGAGATACAATCTAAAAAACTCTTGGAGGTGAGCATATCCGATGCGTCGGAACAACCACTTGAATTGCCAGCCGATCTCCCAGATACCATTTCAAGCAAACCGATGCAGATAGAAATTGATAAACCGGAAGCATCACCCGGGCAAATAACAGCTAAGGAAACGGATACAGGCAAGGAGATTAAAAATAATGAATCCTCTACACCGGATCTGGCTAAGAAAGAAAAGCTATCAACAAACATCCAGGAAGATTCATATCAATCAGAATTGAAAAATAAAAATCAGGAAACTGATAGCCGGAAACCTGAAATCTCACCAGTAGATGACTTGCAGCACATATCGCCGGAAGAGCAAACAAATAGTAGAGCAAAAATATATTCATCCATAGAACCGGAGGATAACCAAACTATAGTACAGACTCCCACAAAAGCTCCGGAGATGGCACCTGATGGCATGCAAATTCCTCTTCCTGACCAGCAAATGGAACAGGATAAAAAATCCATTCCCGGCAAGTCAATTCCAAAAAAACCTCAGGATAGCAGCAAAAGATATATCTGGCGGCAACCTGAGGAGCCTTTATACATCCGCAATGCCGGACTGGTATTGATCCATCCTTTTCTGACCCGTTTCTTTACCTTGCTCAAACTTACTGTCAATAAGAAATTTATAGACGAGCAGGCTGCCCAGCGGGGTGTACACTTGTTGCATTATATTTCCCACAAAAGCGAAGGGGCACCAGAATATGAACTGGCTCTGAATAAAGTTCTTTGCGGCTTGCCGGTTTCAATGCCTCTGGAAAAAGAAGTAGAATTAACAGAAGAGGAAAAAGAAACCTGCGAAAGCCTCATACAAGGCGTGATTCAAAACTGGACTATTCTCAAAAATACTTCCCCTGACAATTTCCGGGTTTCTTTCCTGCACCGGGAAGGGCGATTGGTATATACCTCCGAAGACTGGCAACTGAAAGTAGAAAACCGGGGTTATGACATTCTGATTGATAAATTACCCTGGACTTATTCTATCATTAAACTTCCCTGGATGGAAAAAGTATTACGGGTGGAATGGCGGTAG
- a CDS encoding ABC transporter permease, translating to MLTKYLVNFGIAFEAIQANKLRSTLTALGIIFGVAAVIAMLAVGNGAQQEIMEQIKLVGVNNIVITPILEQSEEKLEENEGKKEKKQFSPGLNLLDARSIQSHIPRIAKVSPEIMLETSIIKNGIRRSAKLVGVEPQYFEIANFELHKGKMFNEHQLSYGEQVCIIGKGIQTKFFTKEDPIGKYIKCGKHWMKIIGVLEERLISENSVSKLGIRDYNMDVYVPLKTVLMRYVNRSLVTEHMITLASRSGGNNEEDDKAKNYHQIDRMVVQVDQTEFLTPASEIVSRMLQRRHYGMIDYEISIPELLLKQQQRTKDIFNIVLGSIAGISLLVGGIGIMNIMLASVLERIKEIGLRLSIGAKKQDIILQFLMESTLISLSGGIIGIIAGVGLAMLISQVADIPTIISPLSIIISFGVSTFVGLVFGIAPARRAASQSPITSLRYE from the coding sequence ATGTTGACAAAATACCTAGTAAATTTTGGGATTGCCTTCGAGGCGATCCAGGCAAATAAATTGCGCTCTACCCTCACAGCCTTAGGGATTATATTTGGGGTAGCGGCAGTAATCGCCATGCTTGCGGTAGGCAATGGCGCTCAGCAGGAGATTATGGAACAGATCAAACTGGTGGGTGTCAATAACATAGTCATTACGCCTATTCTCGAACAAAGTGAAGAAAAGCTGGAAGAAAATGAAGGCAAAAAAGAGAAAAAGCAATTTTCGCCGGGACTTAACCTGCTGGATGCCCGCAGCATACAAAGCCATATTCCCCGTATTGCGAAGGTAAGCCCCGAAATCATGCTGGAAACCAGCATTATCAAAAATGGAATCCGTCGTTCAGCAAAACTGGTAGGCGTAGAACCGCAGTACTTTGAAATTGCCAATTTTGAATTACACAAAGGTAAAATGTTCAATGAACACCAGCTTTCCTACGGAGAACAGGTATGTATCATCGGAAAAGGGATTCAAACGAAGTTTTTTACAAAGGAAGACCCCATTGGTAAATACATTAAATGTGGCAAACACTGGATGAAAATTATTGGCGTACTGGAAGAACGGCTTATCTCAGAAAACTCCGTGTCTAAGCTGGGTATCCGGGATTATAATATGGACGTATATGTTCCGCTGAAAACCGTGCTGATGCGCTATGTAAACCGTTCCCTGGTAACGGAACACATGATCACACTGGCTTCCAGAAGCGGGGGCAACAATGAAGAAGATGACAAGGCAAAAAATTATCACCAGATCGACCGGATGGTGGTGCAGGTAGACCAGACTGAGTTCCTTACGCCAGCTTCCGAAATCGTATCCCGCATGTTGCAGCGTCGGCACTATGGCATGATTGATTATGAGATCAGCATTCCCGAACTCCTGCTCAAGCAACAGCAGCGCACCAAAGACATTTTCAATATTGTACTGGGCTCTATTGCCGGTATTTCATTATTGGTGGGAGGTATTGGCATTATGAACATTATGCTGGCTTCGGTGCTGGAACGCATTAAAGAGATTGGCCTGCGCCTCTCTATCGGTGCCAAAAAGCAAGATATTATTCTGCAATTTCTGATGGAATCTACCCTGATCAGCCTTTCTGGGGGAATTATCGGGATTATTGCCGGAGTAGGTCTGGCTATGCTCATTTCTCAGGTAGCCGATATTCCTACCATTATTTCGCCCTTGTCCATCATTATTTCTTTCGGCGTTTCCACCTTCGTCGGACTCGTATTCGGCATTGCCCCAGCCCGCCGTGCCGCCAGCCAAAGCCCTATCACTTCTTTAAGATATGAGTAA
- a CDS encoding efflux RND transporter periplasmic adaptor subunit — protein sequence MKNKPLFAISGFIIAIVAAWFVLRPAASKDADLIVPVKKGEFEVVVTASGELEAKNSVRITGPSSLQAVQIWQVKISDLVAEGTTVKKGDYIALLDRTEIGNKMKDRETELQKIESQFVQTQLDTTLTLRAARDELTNLAFAVKEKEIVLEQSKFEPPATIRQAEIDVEKAKRSLQQAKENYRIKKNQAVAKMQEVGANLSQNQTKLKQIQDIAKEFTITAPEAGMVIYQREWNGRKKTVGSNIEPWDPTVATLPDLSVMISKTYVNEVDIRKIKKDQIVRIGLDAFPEKKMTGKVVSVANVGEQRPNSEAKVFEVSIQVNESDTTLRPAMTTSNNIVANQLKDVLYVPLEALHAQGDSLTFVYKKEGAGLIKQQVKIGQTNDNEAVIMEGLQESDQVYLSVPKNAEDKKLIVLQTGDKPSEKNTNLTSTQ from the coding sequence ATGAAAAACAAACCATTATTTGCCATCTCAGGCTTTATCATTGCCATTGTAGCTGCCTGGTTCGTACTGCGGCCTGCCGCCAGTAAAGATGCCGACCTGATTGTGCCTGTAAAAAAAGGAGAGTTTGAAGTAGTAGTTACAGCCTCAGGGGAACTGGAAGCCAAAAATTCAGTGCGCATTACCGGTCCTTCTTCTCTGCAGGCGGTACAGATATGGCAGGTTAAAATCTCCGACCTGGTGGCAGAAGGAACCACCGTGAAAAAAGGTGATTATATTGCCCTACTCGACAGAACGGAGATCGGTAATAAAATGAAAGACCGGGAAACAGAATTACAGAAGATCGAATCCCAGTTCGTGCAAACCCAGTTAGATACTACGCTTACCCTACGTGCTGCCCGCGATGAACTCACTAACCTGGCCTTTGCCGTAAAAGAAAAAGAAATTGTGCTGGAACAATCTAAATTTGAACCGCCTGCCACCATCCGGCAAGCTGAAATAGATGTGGAGAAAGCCAAACGGAGCTTGCAGCAAGCCAAAGAGAACTACCGGATTAAGAAAAACCAGGCGGTGGCAAAAATGCAGGAAGTGGGTGCCAACCTCAGTCAGAACCAGACCAAGCTGAAACAGATCCAGGATATTGCCAAAGAATTTACCATTACTGCCCCGGAAGCCGGGATGGTGATTTACCAGCGGGAGTGGAATGGCAGAAAAAAAACGGTGGGCTCTAACATCGAACCCTGGGACCCAACCGTAGCTACGTTGCCTGACCTTTCGGTGATGATCTCCAAAACATATGTAAACGAAGTAGACATCCGGAAAATAAAAAAAGATCAGATCGTACGAATCGGACTGGATGCTTTTCCTGAGAAAAAAATGACCGGAAAAGTGGTATCTGTGGCCAATGTGGGGGAACAACGACCTAATTCCGAAGCGAAGGTATTTGAAGTAAGCATTCAGGTAAACGAAAGCGACACTACGCTTCGTCCGGCTATGACCACGAGCAATAATATAGTCGCCAACCAATTGAAAGACGTATTGTATGTACCACTGGAAGCCTTGCATGCCCAGGGCGATAGTCTTACATTTGTATACAAAAAAGAGGGTGCTGGGTTAATAAAACAACAGGTAAAAATTGGCCAGACCAACGATAATGAAGCTGTTATTATGGAAGGCTTACAGGAAAGCGATCAGGTATATTTATCAGTTCCCAAAAATGCGGAAGACAAAAAACTGATCGTACTCCAGACTGGCGATAAACCCAGTGAGAAAAACACCAACCTCACCTCCACCCAGTAA
- a CDS encoding class I SAM-dependent methyltransferase, which translates to MKHLISFVIRHVPRKYLQLVSHVVLKSMAVFYKGNAVECPVCKSQFKKFVPYGRTNPRENALCPNCLALERHRLMWLYLQDKTDFFNAPHKVLHVAPEHCFIHRFEAMKNLDYVTADIESPLAKVKMDIHAIPFEANTFDVAFCNHVMEHVADDHQAMKELYRVLKPNGWAIIQSPMDTSRSTTLEDPSITSEADREKYYWQKDHVRLFGLDYAQRLEKAGFQVTEDSFVKELGQQLVSRYALPGEEIIYFCRKP; encoded by the coding sequence ATGAAGCATCTCATTAGTTTTGTCATCAGGCATGTTCCCCGGAAATATCTGCAACTGGTAAGTCATGTAGTGTTAAAAAGCATGGCCGTCTTTTATAAAGGTAACGCTGTAGAGTGCCCGGTTTGTAAGAGTCAGTTTAAAAAATTTGTACCCTATGGCCGGACTAATCCCCGCGAGAATGCTTTATGCCCTAACTGCCTGGCGCTGGAAAGACACCGGCTGATGTGGCTGTATTTGCAGGACAAAACTGATTTTTTTAATGCCCCTCATAAAGTACTGCATGTAGCGCCAGAACACTGCTTTATTCACCGGTTTGAAGCCATGAAAAACCTGGATTATGTGACAGCAGACATAGAATCGCCTCTGGCTAAAGTGAAGATGGATATTCATGCCATTCCTTTCGAAGCCAATACATTCGATGTGGCTTTTTGCAACCATGTAATGGAACACGTAGCCGACGATCATCAGGCCATGAAGGAATTATACCGGGTGCTGAAACCCAATGGCTGGGCAATTATTCAATCACCCATGGATACCAGCCGAAGTACTACCCTAGAAGATCCATCCATTACTTCTGAAGCTGACCGGGAGAAATATTACTGGCAAAAAGACCATGTACGCCTCTTTGGCCTTGATTATGCGCAGCGTTTAGAGAAAGCCGGTTTTCAGGTGACGGAAGATTCATTTGTGAAAGAACTGGGTCAGCAACTTGTTTCCAGATATGCCCTTCCTGGAGAGGAAATCATTTATTTCTGCCGGAAGCCTTGA